In Planctomycetota bacterium, the genomic stretch CAACGCCGTAGACGATGACCGGAATAACAAGAAAGTGCAGCTTGCGCAAACTGTAGTGAGTTGGACGGATCGCATGCCAGAGGCCAAGCCCAGTTAACATAACCGCCGAAACGGGCGTCTTTACGAGATAGGCGAACGGAAAGTACCACCACCAACCCGTAGAGGAATGCCGGCCAAGGGCATATGCAGCCCTACCCTGCGCGTTTTCGAACATGTAGCCAAAGCCGTACAGATACGATTCCGGAAGAACCCGGTACTTGCGCGCGGCGCTAAGAATCCCGCCGACGAGCGACCCTTCTGTGCCTTTAGAATCCCATGAGAACTCAAAGTCGCCTCTCGCCGCAGCCTTGTAGCGAAATCCGTACGAGGCCCAGATGACCAAGAACACGCACGCTGCGACGGTGGCCAAGTACCCCATCCAGCGAGCCCAGGTTCGGAGATGAAGAGGCAGTGATTCGCCCGGCTTCGTCTTCCGGCCCTGAGCCCAACGAATCACCAAGAACCAGGCCATGGCCGGAATAATAAGGACGGCGCTATACTTGACGGCGAGCGCACCTCCCAGCACCGCTCCGGCCGCGGCCGCCCGGCTAAACGATGGCGTTTCGGAAAGCCTCCAGAAACCTGCGATCGCCAGGAGCGTCATTGCAGCCAGAGGGACGTCCGTCGTCACAAGATGTCCATGCCCCAGGGGCCTGCTCCCCAAAATTAGGGCCACGTGAAATCTCAGTGTTAAGATCCTCCGACCGGCAGAGGAGGATCGATGAAGCAGAAGCGGTTCAGTGAGGAGCAGATCGTCCGGATCCTGAAGGAAGCCGAGACGGGGCAGATGCCGATCGTGGAGATCTGCCGGAAGCACGCGATCTCGGAGTTCACGTACTACAGGTGGCGGCGGAAATACCAGGGCCTGACGATCTCGGAAGCGCGTCGGCTGAAGGAGCTGGAGAAGGAGAACACGCGGCTCAAGCAGCTCCTGGCCAACCGGGACCTGGAGATCGACGCGATCCGGGAGGTGCTCCGAAAAAACTCGTGACGCCACGGCACAGGCGGGAGGCCGTGCGGATGCTGATCGAGCAAGGGCTTTCCGAGCGGCAGAGCTGCGCCGTGGCCGAGATCGCCCGATCGGTTTATGACTACGTGTGCGACGAAGAGGAAGACCGGAACCTCGTGCGCAAGATCCGGGCGATCGCCCGGAAGCACAAGCGGTACGGCTATCGACGTGTGTGGACGCTGTTGAGGCGCGCGGGGATGAAGGTGAACGAGAAGCGCGTGTATCGCCTCGGGAAGAAGCTGGGCTTGGTGCTATCGAGAAGGCCGTCGCGGAAAAGGGTTCGCAGAGGCGGCCAGGTGCCGCTGAAAGCCCTTTATCCGCGGCACGTCTTTACGTACGACTTCATGCAGGACCAGACTGCCGACGGAAGGATGCTCAAGATCCTGACCGTGGTGGACGAGTTCACACGCGAGTCGATCGCGATCCGCGTCGAGCGAAGGATGCCGGCGGCGGTCGTGATCGAGGTCCTTCGGGAGGCCTTCCGAAGATACGGGGCGCCGGAGTTTCTTCGATCGGACAACGGCCCGGAGTTCATCGCCGAGGCGGTGCAGTCGTGGCTTGCCCAGCAGGGGACGAAGACCCACTACATCGATCCGGCGAGCCCGTGGCAGAACGCGTTCGGGGAGAGTTTCAACGACAAGCTGCGCCAAGAGTGTTTGAATTTGGAAGTGTTGGAGACGTTGGAAGAGGCGAAGGTCGTGATCGCCCGTTGGCGGCGCGGGTACAATGGCGAACGTCCTCATTCGAGCCTGGGGTACCGGACTCCGAAAGAGTTCCGGGCGAAGTGGGAGAAGGAGTTTTCCTCTTCGCGCGCCCCGGGCTCGCTTCGCTCGCCTAGGGTGAGGGCGCGCGAAGAGGAAAAACTATTGGTTTAAAAAGGAGCGGGACTACGTTTAGCCGGTCGGAAGACTGAGATATCCGCTGGCCCTAAAAATGGGGAGCACCTGGCCCCTACAAGCGCGCCCAAGGCCTGCGGCAGGTTCCCGGGAAAATGAGTCTCCCTACCAGGAATCTAGCATGCTTTAGGGCACCTATCAACTTCGGGTTATCGGAGCTGAGCGAGGTCCATGCCTTCGATCGAACGCGGATCTCGAAGCACGACCGCGCCCCCGCTACGCGGGGCGGCACCGTGCCGATTCGAACCACCTCACTCCACCCGGCACGGGTGGCGTGCGTCCCCGAAGGGGTTCGCCGAGCAAGCCCGGGAAGCTTGCCCAGGAGCAGCTTAACATACCGATCAGGGAGATCGGGCGGGGCTTCGGTCGCCGTCAGGCGATCGCGCGTGTCCACCGCGCCCGGTCGTCGCGACGGCAGGTACAGCAAGGAAAGGGCTCCGCCAACCGATTGAGACGGCCCTGCGGAGTACTGCCCATCCCCTCATATGGATGATCGTAATCACCTTCCGCGGATTTCTATCCGTAAGTGTCGCCAATTAACTTAAGGGCAACGTTACAGTTCGGGCAACGGGCTTTGACGAATTGCTCAATCTCGTTTCCCCAGAGGAGACTAATTGCGCTCAAGCCCAGAGCCACGAGTGGATTGGACAGTCGGATACCGAAAAGAATCGCCACAACGACGCCGAGGCCCTTCACCGTACCTGTGGCTGTTACGTCGTACACCAACCGACACGCCTCACATCGAGCATATGCCTTCGCCATAAGATCACCCTTTCAATCGTTACGGCTGGAATTCCATTCGCTTGGCCGACGACGAGGGAGCTCAGCCCATAGGCTTCTCCTTTCGCCTCGCACGTTTGCCGTTGCGCGAATGCTGCTGATTTCGGCCGCGGCGTGCCTTCTCCGCCGCCGTATGGCAAATGACCGTCCCCGGATGCCCTCCGGCCTCGCCCAGACCTACCAGTTGGCCAAGAGCACAGTCGGATCGACAACTGCCGTGATCAAGATCAACATGGCCAGTAACGAAGTGATAATTCTGGCCACCGGGATTTCCTATTCCGCTCGGGGCGACGACCAACGATAGAAACTGCAGAATCTCTAGAGACGCGGTTGCAACGCTAAAGGCGAAGACGTTCTGTCGGCTTTTCACCGGATGGTCGCTCGGAAGCGATTGGATGTACGTCGGATCCTCAAAATGTCCCTCGCGTTCGGCCTGCACCAGGCCTGCATCGTACTGCGCGAGACACTCTAAACAGCGCCTGCCGACTGTGGCGATGTGAGCCTTCCAATCCGCCCCGCGCATCCTCCCGCTCGGTTTTCGGGAGACATAAATCCCCCCATCTACCACTGGGATCAGATGCGCGTACGCGATGAAGTTTAGGACGCTTCGCGGCCAAGGCCGATCGACACAGCTGAAAAGAACGTCGCAGTCGAGAGCGATCCTGTAACCATCGTCCTCGCAAACGCTCAGTTCGTGCTCATTCGCCTCGAACTCTTCAATAACTGCGCTCTTTCGGATCGCTTCCGCCGAAATCGAAACTTTAGAGCGATGAGCCTCGGCGTCCATCGGATATGCGTGCAGCGTGCGGTCGAGGTTGAACCGCTCAATGGACTCGAAGTCGATCAACTCGATCCTGCTAATTCCGGAGCGTGCCAATGTTTCAGCGATAATGCTTCCCACACTCCCCAACCCCACGATACCTACACGGATGCGGCTAATGATTCCCTGGGTTGCCGGGCCCCAAGCAGAAATTGTCCTATCGAGCTGCTGCCCGAACTTCGGCGTTGGAAGCAGATGTTCGGCGAGTGTGATAGCAAGTCTGTCGCCAATGACCCGAACGCTCTCACACCAACTATGGATATAGGTTCGCCGCCCGGTGCGATTCCAGAAGCGCGCACTCCAGGCACCATCGAGCGCGCCGAGGGTAAGCCCAAGCAGGGGGAGTCCCGTGGCCGAAAGAACCGCCGGTGCCATCCCCTTTTCGGCTTCCACATCAGGGCGGCTCATATTTTGCCAACCCTGCCAGGGATGACTATGCATGAACGCAAGACCCCCACCCGCCTTCAGCGCCGCGGAAAGTGCCCTTTCGAAAAATCCCGGATGGAATTCGGCATTCCCATGTACGGACCTATCACCTTCCTCAGGAAGAACGACTGAATGAAGAAGAGCTGTAATGCGCCGCTTACCGCGGCTGGGGTACCAAATTCCGAAGCAGAGATCCTCCTGGCCGTCTGACCGCGCCAAATGGGCGATGGCGGCCTCGTGCACCGCTTCCGTCAACGCCGTGCTATACCTCATCACATCGTCGCAAAGAGGTGATTGATAAACGCAAGGTACGCCTTTACAGTCCGACCGTCTTTGCCCCAGTTGGTGTACGGTCGGCTCAGATACTGCCAATCGGAACCAAAATCACTTGCGGCCACCCGACCCGGGTGGGAATCCGCGCTGGGGTTAAGCGGAAAAAGGCAAGGTGAAAGATGTGGCCCGCTCGGCGGAATCCTTGGGAATTCGGGAGGCGCCACGAAGCCGAGAAAGATCTCCGTCCCGATAAACCGGCCGGCCATCACGATATAGCGAAAGACAGTACGCGCATCGCGCCTTTCCTCGGGCTTGTACCCAAGGAGACGGAGCTCTGTCTCGAACTGCTCCCGGCCTTCCACTAGGACACCGGTACAGGACCGATGAAGGCCGTAATGAATTTCTGCTTCTCGTGGATTTGAATGGGCTCGTCCATCTTGTCTTTGTAGGAGGTCTGATCTTTGCCCCGAATCTCGATGAGATACCTCTGCTCAGGGTCGAGTCCGGCGTTCTTGACGATTTGGCGAGGCGTCAACTGGTGGGATGAAGTCTCCTGCGGCTCACCGTCCACCGTGTAGTCGAACACGACCCCCTGCCCCTTCTCGTTCGCACTGGACATATTCGAATCCTCCATACTGTTGTAATTCTACAACAACACCTGGAGGCCTGTCAAGGAGCCGTTGTATTTTTTCTACAACGCCCGGAAGTGCCGATTGGCGCTATTTTTTCGAATAACGCTTGCCTTTTTGTCGGCTCAGTGTAGTATCTTGAATACAACACTTCTCCCCAACGTTATCGGGATAGAGGACTAGCCTATGGCAAAAACTGGTAAGTTTGGGGCCTTCTTCAAGGAATGCCGAATTGCCTTGGGCATCACCCTGCGGGAATTTTGCGAGAAGCACGGCCTGGACCCGGGGAATCTGAGCAAGCTGGAAAGGGGTCTACTGCCGCCTCCGCAATCGCGCGAGAAGCTCGAGGAATATGCCGCGGCACTTCAACTGAAGAAGGGCAGCACCCAATGGCGCGACTTCTTCGATTTCGCCTTCGTGGAACAGGGCCGAATCCCGGACCATGTAATGGCGAAAGAGGAGTTGGTGAAGCGACTTCCGGTCCTATTCCGCACCATGGCTGGGAAGCGGGCTACGCCCAAGCAGCTTGACAAGCTCGTCAAGATGCTTCAGGATCCGTAACGCGCCATTTGGCGGAGAGAGGGAGGGGTATGGGGAAACTCCCCGTACCGGTGCTGTCCTACAACGCAATCGCGCGGGAAGCCAATAACTTCCTGCGCCAGCACCACCCTTCAGGCTCCATCCCTATCCCCATTGAAGAGATCATCGACCTCAAATTAAAGCTCGATATCTTTCCGATGCCGGGACTGCTCAAATCGATCGACATTGACGGGTTTACGACCTCGGATCTGAAGTGCATCTGCGTCGACGAATTCGTCTACTCCAGCCGGCCCACCCGCTATCGGTTTACGCTGGCGCATGAGTTGGGCCACATCATCCTGCACCAGAAGATCTTCGAACTCGCCAAATTCCGCACCGTGGCAGAATGGAAACGGTTCTACAAGAACATTCCGGAGGAAGATAGAGGCTGGCTGGAGTACCAAGCCTACGCCTTTGGTGGCTTGGTACTCGTTCCATCGGCCGCTCTTGGCCCAGAATTCGAGAAGTGCGTGGCGACTGTGAAGCGAAAGGGCGGGGCTCTACTGAAGGATGCAGAGGTCACCCAATACTTTGTCGAGGACTGTCTTGCCGATGTGTTCCAGGTATCTCGCGAAGTCATCTCCAAGCGCCTCGTCAAAGACGGGCTGGATCGCCAAATTCCAGGCGCGAGGAAGTAGCAAGGAGATCGGACCAGCCCCCCGCCCCTCCTTTAGAAGGGACTGTCAACACTGAACTTGCCGTTTGGAACTCGTGACGGGTGGAGGTGGCTTGCGACAGCGTCGGACAATCGGAGGTGAGCGAGGTTCGTGCCGTCGATAGAGCGTGGCTCCCGGAGGAACTCCGCGCCCCCGCGACGCGGGGCGGCACCGTGCCGATTTCGCCAACCGCATGCCACCCGGCACGAGTGGCATCCCTCCCCGAAGGGGTTCGCCGAGCAAGGCCGGGGTGCTTGCCCAGGAGGAGCCTACCACCCCGACAAGGAGTCGGGCAGGGCTTTGGCCGCCCGAGGGCAGCCGCGCGTGTCCGCCGCGCGCGGTCATCGCGACCGCAGGTACTGCAAGGGAAAGGGGCTCCGCGGACCGGTCGAGACGGCCCTCCAGAGTACGACAGGAATAGCTTTCTCGGTCTCGTCAATCTGCACGGATTGCCGTAACAGGCGGTTTATCGCGTTTTACGGCCTCCAGCGGCCGGGGCGCGGCGCGTCAGTGTTGACGGAGCGCCAACACTAACGCGCCGCGCCGACGACCGACGCGGCGGGCACCACGCGCTTCCGTCACCGGAGCCTTCGCCACCGTACCCTTGGCTCGCGAACACGTTCGCGGGTGGTCCGAGGTCACGATGGCAAGCCGGATTATCGGGTGCGGCAACGGGGCTGGGGGATGGGTTTGGTGGAGGGTGGCGTTCGGGCCATTCGTCCATCCTGCGGGCAAGACGGGCGAGCGGCCCGGCCCCGGCACCTGCGCCGGGGCCAGACCCTCGTTGAGCTACTGACCGTTGTTCCGCCAGATGCCAGTGTCCTTCTCGGCTTCGCTGACCATCGTCTGGAATCGCCGCCAAGCGGCACGACCGTCGCCGAAGCGGACGAGTTCCTGGAGCTGGCGCTCCGTGAAGTACCGGAGGTACTGCGGCTCGTGGTGCTGCCGAAGGAAAGCCTTGATCGGCTCAGGCAGCTCCAGGAGCTTGATGTATCGCCCCACCCGGTTGACCGGCTCCCCGAGGAGGAGAGAAAGGCCCCGGAAACTACGCATCCGGCGCTCCTTCATCTCCCGGGCGTAGAACTCGGCCCGTTCCAGGGGGGTCTTCTGGCGCTTGAGGACGGTCTGGTACTGCTTCCAGACCTTCTTGTCGATGCTGCCCAACCCCTTGAGGACACCGGGTTTGGGCCCGACGACGAACTCCTTGCGCCGGTCGACCGACCGGCTATAGTAGGGCGTGATGTCCCGGAGGGGACGGCCCTCCGACAGGGGAGGTTGTTTCGTCGGGAGTAGCCGAAGGCCCACCATCCCGACCCCGCCGGGCGCTTCCGGACGATCTTCCGGCAGATGGCTCGGATCTCGTTCCCGGCGTCATGGCCGGGCGGCGCGGAGCGCGGCCGGCGATCCTCTCCGCGCGGGGGTCTCTCGGAAAGGCGGAATTCCTGGAGCTCAAAGACGCTCTCGGGTTCGCCCAGGGCGACCTGAGCGTCCACGCCCGGAAGCTCGAGGATGACGGCTCTCTCGCCGTCGTCAAGGACTTCGTCGGACGCATGCTCCGCACCACGTTCAAGATCAACCCGGGGGGCGGCAGGCGCTCGTCCGCCATATCCGTCCGCTGAAGAAAATCATGGGAGCGCGGCGGTCTCCCTCCGAGGAGGCGTTCGACAGGCCGCGGGAGATCCTTCGCTGAGATCACGGTTCACGGTGCCCCTGCGGCCCCCGCGGGCCGGTTCAAGCGGCCACGCAGGGTAAGCCCCACGTCCCCGAACCCCGCCCCAAGGACGCCCCCGTCACGGAGAGGGGAAAAATCCCAAGTACACGTTCGCCACCGCGAGGCCGTTGTGCACGAAATGGGCGAACATCGGCGGATAGAGGCTCCCCGACCGCTGCCGCAGCCATCCGAAGTACAGCCCGAGCGGCACGTGCGTGAAAAGCGAAAGCACCGAGAGGTGCAGAATCGCGAAGCCCACCGACGAGAGGACCAGCGCCTCCCCCTTCCCCACATACCTCTCCAGCACCCCATAGACCACACCGCGGAAGGCCACCTCCTCGAGGACAGGAGGAACGACACAGATCAAAAGAAAGACCCAGACGAAGCCCTCCTCCTGGAGCGACAGCATCCTGTCCGCCGCCGGCAATCCGAACAGCGCCTGCATCCCGGAAACGAAGCCGCAGACGAAGGCGAAGACCACCGCTCCGACCGGCACGAGCGCCAAGTATCCCCGCAGGCCGAATCCCGGAGCGCTGAAGAGCCCTTCCAGCGCCCTTCGGTGGCGGCGCGCCGCGGCGGCCGTGGCCGCCCCCATGAGGACGTCGCCCGCCAGAAGCGCCCTTCCCTCCGTCCCCCCCAACCGCGCCACCAGAGCCGTCACGGCCTGCACGCCCAGGAGAACCGCGTAGAAAACGATAACGGTCCGGATCTCCCGCCACTCGACCTCCGCTCTCCGCAGGCGCTCGAGGAGCGTGTCCTCGACCCGGGGCGGCGGATCCCCCGTGCGATGCCCGCAGTGGGCGCAGAACAGCCCTCCGGGCTTCAGCGGATGCGCACAGGCGGCGCAAGCAACCGGCGGCGGGCCGGGTTCGGGATCCGACGCGTCCATCGACTCAGGCAAGCTCGCCGGAAATCCGGCGCGCGCGATACCCGGCCGAGACGGCCGTCAGCAGACCCCCGACGACGATGATCTTGATGAGGATTCCTTGGTAGAGGGTCTTGGGCTCCACGATCGCGCTCACGACCACCACGGTCAGGAAAATCAGAAGCGCGCTCAGCGCGGCCGCGAAAGCGTTCCGCCGGGCCCATATCCAGAGGCCGAAGTAGACGGCCGTCAACACGAGGTTCACGACCAGATTCGCCACAACCATGCGCCGGTCGTATTCCACGGCCTCCGCCCACGTCATGCCGATGCGCTCTTTCATCACCCGGTCGCGCTCTTCGGGATCGATCCCCGCCATGGCGGCCTCGGCATTGCGGATCTGGGCCTCCACCTGAGACTTCTGGACCATGTAGATGACGACGCCGCTCACCAGCGTCAGGATGGCCACCGCCAGAATATAGCGGCGCCCCTTCCGCGCCGCTTCAAGCTGTCGGCCCCCTTCTCGAAGAGCCTGCGCCCGAACGGCGGCCTCCTCGAGCTCCTCCGGCGACGTTCCGACCCTGTGGCCGCACCGGGCGCAGAAGTTCTCACCCTCGGCGACCGCCGAACCGCATTCCGGACAGTTCATGACCGGAATTCTATCCCGACGGAACCCCAACGGGTCGGAAAATCGTCGCACGTCCCCACCCCCGGACGAGCGAAGCGAACCCGGGGCGCTTGCCCAGGAGATCGGGAGCTCTTCGGGGGCGATGGCGCTCCGCGCCCCGAGGCACGGGGGGACGGAGGCTCCCGTCCACGGCGTCCCACCCTGCCGGCCGATTCCCCCCTCCCTTACGGCTTCTCAAGAAGAAGAAGATGGGCGTCGCGCCCTCCCCCGGGCTCCTTCTGAATCGCATTGAGCACCGGCGTGGGAGTGGCCTCCGGCTCATCGTCGCGCCCCTTCGTGCGGCCCACGACGACGATCCCCCGCCCCGTCGGCCAGAGGCGCGCATTCTCGTATCCGGGCAGGTAACTCGAGAAAAGGAGATTCTCGAACCCGGCGTCATAAACGACGACGCATTCCCCGCCGTACCCCCGCCCGCCGCCGGGATAACGGTAGAAGGCCCCCGGCGTCTGCACCAGGACCGAAGCCGCCGAACCCGCCACCGCCACCGCCCCGTCCGGACAAACCTGGATCTGCCGGATCCGGGCCCCGTTCGGAGACCCCGCCTTGCGGGCGTCGCTGAAATCAGCCGGAAAATAGGCGACCCAAAGAACGTGCGACTTCGCCTCGAGCGACGAACCGTCGATGCGGACGATGTGCGCCAGCGAATTGGCGCCCTTCATTCCGGAGCCGTCCATGCTCCACGGGGCCGGCGGCACGCCGCGCGCCGCGTCCGTCGGCTGACGCGCAAAAACGCTGTTCCCGCCGTCGGACCACCCGCCGACATAAAGATCCCCGTCCGGTCCCCGGTCGAGCGCCCGAACCGACGAGTCCGCCACAAGACCCTGCAATCCTGGGGTCACACCGTCCCGGAGACTCCGGGGCGCCCATTCCCAGAGCTTCCACACCCTGCGTCCTTCCCGATCGAACTTGTAAAGATACGGCTGCCTCCAGGGCTCCTTGCCGGTGTGCGTGTTCCGGTCGCCCCCGAAATAGGCCGATCCGTCATCCGGATCCACCGCCAACCAACGGGCCTGCCCTCCGCCGGCCATTTCGGAAAGACGCTTCCAGGAGGATCCGCCGGGAGCCACCTGAATCAACCCCCGCACGTCCGCGTACACGAAGCCCTCGCGATCCGTCCAGATTTCTTCCGGCGGACGCCCCGCTCCCTCGAAAACCCAGGCCCACTCGGCCTTCCCTTCAAGGGACATCCGGCAGATGAAAACGTCCCCCGGACAGGACACCCCTTCGTACTCATAAGGCCCCGTCGTCCGTGACGCGTTCTTTCCGGGCGGCTCGGACGCCGGGGGGACCGTCCGAACGGTCGGCGGAACGGCGCGGAAGGCGGCCGTCGCCCGCCCGGCCAGAAGAAAGGCGCGGCCGTCGGAACTCACCGTCGCCGCGCTCAAACTCGCCACCCCCCAGTCGAATCGAAACACCTTCCGCAGGTGCGAGGCATCCGGGGCGTAGAGCGCCACCATGCCGGCGATGTCGGGATTCTCGGGACGCAGGAACGGGCGGCCCCGGGAATCCGTCCCGAAAGCCTTCAATCCCCTGTGTTCTCCCCGCCCCCACACGACGGCCGGAACCGGAAACGAAGGACCCCACGCGTTCCCGAAGGCGACGATCGTGCCGTCCCCAAGAACCCGGACGGCGAAGAATTCTTCATCGGAGGGGCCGCCCAGATAGGTGGCGGCGACCGGCTTCATCTTGGGGCCGCGGCTCGCCCGCTCCGTATATCCCTCGAAGCGCCCCTTCCGGCGGACCTCCTGACCGGCCTGCGGGGCCGCAAAGGCGACCGCCGCCCCGAAAACCAAACATCCGATTCCGACCTGCCTCATGCGATCCCGTCTCCTCATCGCCGCCCGAATCCGCCGGCGATCGCGATCGATGAACCCTCCTGAAGACTTCTCTAGGACGATATTCGGAGATCGCCGATTCCTGACAGGGAAACCGCGGAACGTCAGGGCGCAGGATACCGTCGGCGCTGGCGCCGGAACCGCACGCGCCCGCAGGCCGGACACCGCCACTTCTCCTGCTTGTGCGGCCGGTGACGCTCGCACCGCATCTTCGCGCGACATCGTGGACAAACCATCGGGCCCCCGTATAATGCCCCCCATGGCCGACGCCGTCCGGGAGCTTCCCTCCGAGGAAAAAGTCCGCGAGCTGACCGCGAAACCCGACCTCACCCCCGAAGAGGCCAACCGCTACGGCGACCTTTTCTTCGAAGCCGGCAAGTTTCCCCAGGCCATGATGTTCTACGAGCGCTCCCGCGATCCCGAACGGCTTGCCCGCGTCAAACGGCTCGCCGTCGAAAAGGGCGACGCCTTCCTCCTCCACGGCGTCACCCGCCTGGTCCCGGATCTGGTCAGCCCCGAGGAATGGAAAGCCGCCGGCGACCGCGCCTTCCAGGCCGGCAAGTTCCTCTTCGCCCGCGACTGCTATGAAAGGGCCGGCGACGCCGAACGCGCCCAGGCCGCCCGCGAGGCGTGGCTGAAGATCTTCGCGGCCTGATCAGCCGTTGACGAGTTCCCCGGCCCGCCGGGCCGCCCGCACCACCGTCTTGATCAGCGTCACCCGCAGGCCCCCCGCCTCGAGCTCCAGCAGCCCGTCGATCGTGCAGCCCGCCGGCGTCGTCACCACGTCCTTGAGCTTGGCCGGATGCTCCCGGGTCTCCAGCACCATTCGCGCCGCCCCCAGCATGGTCTGCGCCGCCAGCTCCGTGGCGATCTCCCGCGGCAGCCCTGCCGCCACGCCGCCCTCCGCCAGCGACTCCAGCGCCACGTACATGAACGCCGGACCGCTCGCCGAAAGCCCCGTCACCGCGTCCATGTACTTCTCGTCCAGCACCAGCACCCGCCCGAGGGCCGAAAAAATCTCCTCCGCCAGCGCCAGATGCTCCCGCTTCGCGTGCCGCCCCGCGCAGATCCCCGTCATCCCCGCCCGCACCAGACACGGCGTGTTCGGCATCGTCCGGATCACCGGCACCCCGTCGCCCAGCCCCCGCTCGATGAAGGCCGTCGTCACGCTCGCCGCGGTCGAAATCACCACCTGCCGGCGCCCCACCGCCTTGCGGATCGCCCCCAGCACCTCCTTCATCGCCTGCGGCTTCACCGAAAGGATGATCACGTCTGCCTCGCGCGCCGCCGCCGCGTTGTCCGTGGTCATCCGGATCCCGTGGAGCTTCCCCTTTCGCTCGCACGTCTCCCGATGCTTGGCCGTCGCCACGACCTGCGACGGCGACACGACCTTCGCCTCGAGCAGAGCCTTGACGAGCGTCTCCCCCAGCTTCCCCATCCCGAGCACCGCGATCTTCTTCCTGCCGAGCATCCTGCCCTCCGGTATTGGCGAGCGCCAAATCGTAGCACAACCCCCCCGCCCCGGGAAGGCCGGAGAACGCCGCGCCGGACCCGCAGTATAATAATCAGCCCCCCATGAACGCGAAGCCGCTGGCCGCCGGAGCCGTCGCCGTCCTCCTGGCCGGGTGCCCCTCCCCTTCGCCCGCGCCGGCGCCCGCCGCGCCCCCCGGCTTTCACCAGCCCGATCCCGTCCTCCTCCCCAATCTCTTCCTTTGGACCGACACCTGCAACGTCTGGATCCTTCGGGACGGCGAAAACGCCCTCCTCATCGATCTCGGAGACGGAAGCGTTCTCGACCGCCTCGGCGAGATCGGCGTCCGAAACGTGGAATGGGTCCTTTTCACCCACCACCATCGCGAACAGGTCCAGGGCGCCCCCCGCCTGCGCGGTCGGGGCGCACGCCTCGCGGGCCCCGAAGCCGAACGCGAGCTCTTCGAACAGCCCGCCACGTTCCGCCGCATGAACGTGCGCCTCGGCGACCGGTACACCGTCCACGGCTCCAGCTACGTCCGCCCCCCGGTCGAGCCCATCCCCCTCGACCGCGGCCTGCGGCGCATGGATACCTTCTCCTGGCGCGGCCGCGAATTCTGGTGCCTGGAAACCCGCGGCAACAGCCCCGGCGCTCTGTCGTACCTCCTCCGCGAAAACGGCCGCTGGCTGGCCTTCTCCGGCGACGTCATGCTCGAGGGCGCCCGCCTGCACACCTGGTTCGACTCCGAATGGGACTACGGCTTCGCCGCCGGCCTCCACGCCCTGGCGGGATCGGCCGCGCTCCTGGAGGGATTCCAGCCCGCGTGGCTCCTGCCCTCCCACGGGCCCCCCGTCCCCGAGCCCGCCTCCCAGCTCGTGGAGTTCCAGAAGAAGCTGCGGCGCCTCGAGCGACTCCTCGTCCGCGGCTACGACGTCCACACGTTTTCCGCCGTCCACCAGGATCGCGTCTCCCGCCCCGCGGCCGTCCCCCACCTCTGGCGGACGCTTCCCCATCTCTACA encodes the following:
- the proC gene encoding pyrroline-5-carboxylate reductase; protein product: MLGRKKIAVLGMGKLGETLVKALLEAKVVSPSQVVATAKHRETCERKGKLHGIRMTTDNAAAAREADVIILSVKPQAMKEVLGAIRKAVGRRQVVISTAASVTTAFIERGLGDGVPVIRTMPNTPCLVRAGMTGICAGRHAKREHLALAEEIFSALGRVLVLDEKYMDAVTGLSASGPAFMYVALESLAEGGVAAGLPREIATELAAQTMLGAARMVLETREHPAKLKDVVTTPAGCTIDGLLELEAGGLRVTLIKTVVRAARRAGELVNG